GCGGGGGCGGCCCACACCGTGCCGCTGCCGAAATCCGCAAAGACGTACTGGCCCTTGAGTGCCGGGATGTCCTGCCCCCGGTACACGTAGCCCCCCGTGATGCTCTGGCCCTCGTCCCGCCCGTACACCAGGACAGGGTCGGTGAGGCCCTGGGTGGGGCACCCGCGGGCCGGGTCGTAGCAACTGCGGCCCTCGCGCAAGCGCCAGCCGTAGTTCTCGCCGCCCTGGCTCGCGCGCGGCTGGCGGTCCACCTCCTCGAAGGCGCTCTGACCCACGTCCGCGATGATCAGGTCACCCGTGCCCCGGTCAAAGGAGAACCGCCAGGGGTTCCGCAGACCGTAGGCCCAGATATACGGATTGGCCCCCTCCCGGTTCAGGAAGGGATTGCCGGGCGCGGGCCTCGCCCCGTCGCCGCTCACGTCCAGGCGCAGAAGCTTGCCCAGGGGCGAGGCGAGGTTCTGCGCGTTGTTCTGCGGGTCGCCGCCGCTGCCGCCGTCGCCCAGGCCCAGGTACAGAAAGCCGTCGGGGCCGAAGGCGAGCTGCCCGCCGTTGTGGTTCGCGTAGGGCTGCCTGGCGGTCAGGAGAATGCGGGCACTCGCCGGGTCGGCCTGGGTGAAGTCGGGCGTGGCCGTGTAGCGGGCCAGCACCGTATCCCCACCCCGGTCGGTGTAATGCACGTACAGACGGCGGTTCTGCCGGTACGCGGGGTCAAAGGCCAGGCCCAGCAGCCCCCGCTCGCCGCCCGCGCTGGTCAGGGCGCTGACATCCAGAAAGGGCTGGGCGCGAACCTGGCCGTTCTGAATCACCCGGACCTGGCCGCCCTGCTGCGTGGCGTATAGCCGCCCCGAGCCGTCCCCCGCGTGCGTGAGGGTGGTGACCTGGGGCAGGCCGCTCACGAAGGGCGTGAAGTTCACCTGCGGCGTGGCCGGGTCCTGCGCGCAGGCGGGGATGGACAGCAGGGCGGCCAGGGCCAGCGCCGCGCGGGCAGAGA
This is a stretch of genomic DNA from Deinococcus carri. It encodes these proteins:
- a CDS encoding PQQ-dependent sugar dehydrogenase produces the protein MVPFSARAALALAALLSIPACAQDPATPQVNFTPFVSGLPQVTTLTHAGDGSGRLYATQQGGQVRVIQNGQVRAQPFLDVSALTSAGGERGLLGLAFDPAYRQNRRLYVHYTDRGGDTVLARYTATPDFTQADPASARILLTARQPYANHNGGQLAFGPDGFLYLGLGDGGSGGDPQNNAQNLASPLGKLLRLDVSGDGARPAPGNPFLNREGANPYIWAYGLRNPWRFSFDRGTGDLIIADVGQSAFEEVDRQPRASQGGENYGWRLREGRSCYDPARGCPTQGLTDPVLVYGRDEGQSITGGYVYRGQDIPALKGQYVFADFGSGTVWAAPASGQNWNKLRLGSVENPSTFGEDEGGELYVAEYGSGRVLRLGR